The Toxorhynchites rutilus septentrionalis strain SRP chromosome 3, ASM2978413v1, whole genome shotgun sequence genome includes a region encoding these proteins:
- the LOC129773767 gene encoding uncharacterized protein K02A2.6-like yields MEEQQHMEQNAGINAPGFIPQQNGHPTQQQQQQQQHHHGMPSHFSPPQGPTFQQPVSTDAIIVQILQQLRQQQAVTNQLLQRQQESSQYQQGFMQQQELLLRNAMSSIQVNVPPNPEVILDSLAANIKEFLYDPENHSTFAAWYARYEDLFAKDAARIDDGAKVRLLLRRLGTNEHYRYISFILPSVPKDFTFADTISKLKALFGSRESAVKKRYSALTVTKTSLEDYVTYGCRVNKMCVEFELSKLSEEQFKCLIFVCGLKLECDAETRTRLLTRIEDNSDVTLESLMEECQRLINLKSDAAMIEGVGGQVHAIKRNPAYRNLTRRQHSSEQTKNHPQRNFHRSSGPKTPCWNCGAMHYSKYCKFRNQRCTECKQLGHKEGYCSSAKRSLKKPSQRNEKHYTNTITLSVDCVRGKRRYVWIKIKGVSTRLQLDTASDITIISEEVWRNIGEPKGKSTMQKAKSATGERLPLLLEFDCEVSLNESTCSGQIYVSKTPLNLLGIDIIDKLNLWSSPMDNFCNYIGGNLTETSSLKQTFPKLFSDTLGMCTKTKIKLTLIEGSRPVFRPKRPVSYAMLATVDDELHRLEQLKIISAVDYSEWAAPIVVVRKASGRIRICGDYSTGLNHCLQSHQYPLPLPEDIFSKFSNCDIFSQIDLTDAFLQMEVEESSRKLLTINTHRGLYQYHRMPPGIKAAPGAFQQLIDTMLAGLPNCAGYLDDVIVGGKNTEEHHRNLYAVLHRIQEYGFTIRPEKCSFGQKQIRYLGHLLDRQGIRPDPGKIKAINNMPAPKDITGVRSFMGAINYYGKFVPDMRNLRFPLDNLLKSGSTFKWTAECQQALEKFKEIFIIGSTFDTLRSQTRNYSFGRCIFNWYRSDYLSQISRWQH; encoded by the coding sequence ATGGAGGAACAGCAGCACATGGAGCAAAATGCGGGAATCAATGCACCCGGTTTCATTCCTCAACAAAATGGACACCCaacacagcagcagcagcaacaacaacaacatcatcATGGGATGCCATCACACTTTTCACCTCCACAAGGTCCAACCTTCCAGCAGCCTGTTTCTACCGATGCAATCATCGTGCAAATTCTACAACAACTAAGACAGCAACAAGCTGTCACAAACCAACTTCTTCAGCGACAACAAGAATCGAGCCAGTATCAGCAAGGTTTCATGCAACAACAAGAACTTTTATTGCGGAACGCCATGTCATCAATTCAAGTAAACGTTCCCCCGAATCCAGAGGTTATTTTAGATTCACTAGCAGCGAACATAAAGGAATTTCTATATGATCCCGAAAATCACAGTACTTTCGCCGCTTGGTATGCCAGGTATGAGGATCTTTTTGCAAAAGATGCTGCGCGAATAGACGATGGAGCTAAAGTCAGGTTACTTCTACGGCGGCTAGGAACAAACGAACATTACAGATACATCAGTTTTATTCTGCCGAGTGTACCGAAAGACTTTACGTTTGCAGATACGATAAGCAAATTGAAAGCACTATTTGGAAGCAGAGAATCAGCAGTCAAGAAGCGATATTCTGCTCTTACAGTCACAAAAACATCCCTCGAAGATTACGTTACCTACGGTTGTCGAGTAAATAAAATGTGTGTGGAGTTCGAGCTTTCGAAATTATCGGAAGAGCAATTTAAATGCCTGATCTTCGTGTGCGGGTTAAAATTAGAGTGCGATGCAGAAACAAGAACAAGATTGTTAACCAGAATAGAGGATAATAGTGATGTCACATTAGAGTCTTTAATGGAAGAATGTCAGCGACTAATCAATTTGAAAAGTGATGCAGCAATGATAGAAGGCGTAGGAGGTCAAGTTCATGCAATCAAAAGAAATCCAGCGTATCGAAATCTAACAAGGCGACAGCACTCCAGTGAACAAACTAAAAATCATCCCCAACGCAATTTCCATAGATCATCTGGTCCCAAAACTCCGTGTTGGAACTGCGGAGCGATGCATTACTCCAAGTATTGTAAATTTCGGAACCAGCGATGTACAGAATGCAAGCAGCTGGGGCATAAGGAAGGGTATTGTTCTAGCGCGAAACGATCTTTGAAGAAACCAAGTCAACGGAACGAGAAACACTATACCAACACCATCACATTATCCGTCGACTGCGTTCGAGGTAAACGTCGTTATGTGTGGATAAAAATTAAAGGAGTATCAACGCGTCTACAATTAGACACTGCATCGGACATAACAATTATATCCGAGGAAGTTTGGCGGAATATTGGCGAACCAAAAGGGAAATCAACAATGCAAAAAGCCAAGTCAGCAACAGGTGAGCGGTTACCTCTCCTGTTGGAATTCGATTGTGAAGTCAGCCTCAACGAATCAACATGTAGCGGTCAAATATATGTCTCCAAGACCCCGCTTAACCTCCTGGGAATCGACATCATAGATAAGTTGAATCTCTGGTCATCACCGATGGATAATTTTTGCAATTATATCGGCGGCAATCTGACGGAAACATCATCCCTCAAACAAACGTTCCCGAAGCTTTTCAGTGATACATTAGGTATgtgtacaaaaacaaaaataaaattaacgctCATTGAAGGAAGCAGACCAGTCTTCCGACCGAAACGTCCAGTTTCATACGCCATGTTAGCTACGGTTGATGATGAGCTTCATCGATTGGAACAGTTGAAGATAATTTCGGCTGTTGACTATTCAGAGTGGGCTGCTCCGATTGTAGTGGTACGAAAAGCTAGCGGACGTATTCGAATATGTGGTGACTACTCCACAGGGTTAAACCACTGCCTTCAATCACATCAGTACCCTTTGCCGTTACCAGAGGATATTTTCTCAAAGTTCTCGAACTGCGATATCTTCAGTCAAATTGATTTGACGGATGCCTTTCTACAAATGGAAGTGGAGGAAAGCTCTCGGAAATTGTTAACAATAAACACTCATCGCGGGCTGTACCAATACCATAGAATGCCACCAGGGATCAAAGCAGCACCTGGGGCTTTCCAGCAGCTCATTGATACTATGCTAGCTGGATTACCAAACTGCGCAGGGTATTTAGACGATGTAATCGTTGGAGGAAAAAACACAGAGGAACATCATCGCAATTTATATGCAGTTCTGCACCGTATTCAAGAATACGGATTCACTATTCGTCCAGAAAAATGCTCGTTTGGGCAGAAACAAATTCGCTACCTAGGCCATCTTCTGGACAGACAAGGGATACGTCCAGATCCAGGAAAGATAAAAGCAATAAACAACAtgccagctcccaaagatatcaCCGGTGTTCGTTCATTCATGGGAGCCATAAATTATTATGGGAAATTCGTTCCCGATATGCGAAACCTACGTTTTCCATTGGATAATCTGCTTAAAAGCGGATCCACCTTCAAATGGACCGCGGAATGTCAACAAGCACtggaaaaatttaaagaaatttttATCATCGGATCTACTTTTGACACACTACGATCCCAAACTAGAAATTATAGTTTCGGCAGATGCATCTTCAATTGGTATAGGAGCGACTATTTGTCACAAATTTCCCGATGGCAGCATTAA